In Pseudomonas sp. MYb327, one DNA window encodes the following:
- the mupP gene encoding N-acetylmuramic acid 6-phosphate phosphatase MupP: protein MRIRAVLFDMDGTLLDTAPDFIAICQAMRADRGLPPINDKHIRDEISGGAKAMVAVTFSMDPESPGFEELRLEFLERYLVGCAVHSKLFDGMAELLADIEKANLIWGVVTNKPLRFAEPIMQQLGLAERSALLICPDHVKNSKPDPEPLILACKMLDLDPASVLFVGDDLRDIESGRDAGTKTAAVTFGYIHPDDNPRHWGADAVVDHPLELRKVLDSALCSC from the coding sequence ATGCGTATCAGAGCAGTTCTTTTCGACATGGACGGCACCCTGCTCGACACCGCGCCGGACTTCATCGCGATCTGTCAGGCGATGCGTGCCGACCGCGGCTTGCCACCGATCAACGACAAACACATTCGCGACGAGATCTCCGGCGGCGCCAAGGCGATGGTCGCGGTGACCTTCTCCATGGACCCGGAATCGCCAGGCTTCGAGGAGCTGCGACTGGAGTTTCTCGAGCGGTATCTGGTGGGTTGCGCTGTCCACAGCAAGCTGTTCGATGGCATGGCTGAATTGCTGGCCGACATCGAGAAGGCCAACCTGATCTGGGGCGTGGTCACCAACAAACCGCTGCGCTTCGCCGAGCCGATCATGCAACAACTAGGGCTGGCCGAGCGGTCGGCGCTGCTGATCTGTCCGGACCACGTGAAGAACAGCAAACCGGACCCGGAGCCGTTGATCCTCGCGTGCAAGATGCTCGACCTCGACCCGGCCAGCGTGCTGTTCGTGGGTGATGACCTGCGCGATATCGAATCGGGCCGCGATGCCGGCACCAAGACTGCGGCGGTGACCTTCGGCTACATCCACCCGGACGATAACCCGCGGCACTGGGGTGCTGACGCGGTGGTCGATCATCCACTGGAGTTGCGCAAGGTCCTTGATAGCGCGCTCTGCAGCTGCTGA